The Halobaculum magnesiiphilum genome contains the following window.
TCGGGTTGCGCCCCTCGTCCTTGATGTAGACGGCGCCGACGCCCATGCGCTCGGCGAGCGTCGGACACTCGACCAGCGGCGTCGCGCCCTCGCCCAGCGAGACGGCAGCCTCTGGGGGGAACGGGAGCAGTTCCTCGTAGCGCCACAGCGAGTCGAACGGGCGCGACTCGAGGTCCTCCCGGGAGAGGTCGACCGCGTCGAGGTCGTACTCGGGGTCGGTGATGCCGCCGCAGTCGGGACAGCGGTGGGTCACCTCGCTCGGGTCGTGGCGCGCGTCGCAGTCGAGACAGCGCAACGCGACGAAGGCGTCGGTGGTTCGCATGGGTGCCGGCTCGGTTCGGCGGGACTAACCGCTTGTGCATCCGGCGGTCCGCACGGTGAAGCGAGGCCGCGGTCGGGTCCCGCCGGCGCGACGGCGGTGACTCGCCTCACTCCACGCGCGTCACGATCCCGCGGACCTCCTCGCGGTACGCGTCGGGCGTGAGGCCCAGATCCACGTCGACGGAGACGGTGATCGCCTCCGAGAGCTCCTGATCGACGGCCCGTGTGACGTTCTCCGCGGGGTAGGCGCCGCCGGCGATCAGGAGGCCGCCGTCGTGGACCCACGATGCGAGCAGCCCCTCGACGGCGACGCTGCCGCCCTCGACGGTGACCGTCTCCCCGCGCACGTCGAACGAGAGCGAGTCGAACGCGAATGCGGCATCGTACTCGGTGAGCGAGGCGTCCTCGCCCGTCTCGACCGTGAGCGTGCCCGCGTCGCTGGCGGAGATGTCGGCGAGCCCGGCCGACGAGAGCTGCGACTCGAACTGGCCCCGTGCGACCTCGCCCGCGCGGTCGGCGAGTTCCTCCCGCGCCGACTCCAGCGGGATCTCGGCGAGGTTCGGCGAGAAGGCGATCCGGCTGGCGAAGACGTTCGACAGCGGCGCGTCGAGCGCCCCCAGGGTCTTCTCGGAGACCTCGGCGCGCAGCGCCGCGTCGTCGTACACGCGGGTGACCGCCGTCGCGGTCACGTCGACGCCGGCGACCGTCCGCGAGAGCACCTCCTCGGTGTCGGCGCGCGTGCGCTCCCATCCCCCTTCCTCCAGTCGGTCCGCCGGCAGCGACGGGGCCCGGACGGTCCCCGACGCGGTCCCGCAGCCGGCCAGCCCCGCGACGCCGGCGGCGGCCGCCCCCGCGAGGAATCGTCGTCTGTCCATGCAGGCGGGGAGCCGACGGGACACAAAAGCCCGTCGTCGCGGGTATCACCCCCGATAGCGACCGATCCGTTCCGGGTTCCGTCCCGGGTGCGAGCGCTTTTGCCCGTCCGGTCCCGCGCCCCGGTATGGAGTTCGGCTTCGAGTTGGCGCTGTGTGCCCACCTCGAGCGCGCGACCGACTGGGTGATCGCGCGCCAGCTCGGCGGCGCCGTCGCCGCCCCCGGGAGCCGCGTCGTCGACGTTGTCGGGCTCGTCCCCGGCCCGTCGTTCGAGGAGCGCGCCCGCATCACCGACCGGACGGTCCCGCCGAAGGCGGTCGAATCGGCGGCGGGCGTCGCCGAGGCGGTGCCGGTCGCCGAGGCCGTCGACGCCCACCCCGACCGCGCGCGCGGCATCGCCGACGCCGCCGTCGACTGTGGCTTCTTCACCGAGGAGCGTCGCGGCGGGCGGCGCTACGTCCGCAAGGCGACGCGCTACCCCGACGACTGGGTCGACGAGCTGGTCGCCATCGAGAACAAGCCCGATCTCGGGCGTCCGGGCGACCTCCGGCGACAGCTCCGGGTCGACATCAGTCTCGCGCTGTTCGACCGCGTCGTCCTCGCGACCGAGAGCCACGTCACCGGCGCGCACCTGAACCGGATCCCCGAGGCCGTCGGCGTCTGGCGCTTCCGCCCGGAGACGGGCGAGCGACGGGTGATCCGCGAGGCGACCCCGCTCGACGCCGACGGCCCGGGCGTGGAACTGCTCGCCGAGCACCCCGGCCGCGCGGACGTGGCGCTCGTGAGCGCCGTCGAGAAGGCCGAGAAGCGCCGCCGGATCGCCGAGCGCGCCTACGGCAAGGGCTGGCGGACCTACGAGTTCCCGGCCTGCGGCAACTGCGAGGCGACCGCCGACGGGCGCCCCCGGTGTGCGCACTTCGACCGCGTCGTCGACCCCGCGAGCGACTGCGGGGAGTCGTGTCCGGGGTGGGAGCCGGACGAACCGGCCGCCGACGGCGACGACGCCGCGGCGCTGCGCGACGCGCGGACCCCCTGGACGCGCGACCCGCCCGGCGTCGCGCGCCGGCAGGCCGGACTGGACCGGTTCGGCTGACAGTCGGGCGGCAGTCAGGGGCGAGCGAACCGGCGCGATCGAACCGCCACCGGATCCGCTCAGTGGATGTCCGCGCGCTCGAAGCGCCACAGGCCGATCGCGAGCGGCACGACCGCCCACGCCGCCAACACGACGAACCCCATCCAGTCGCCGAGGTACCACGCGCTCCCCTCCGGGTAGAAGGTGAGCGCCTCGTACTCGGGGATCACCGTCCGAACCGCGTGCATGAACGCCGTCGAGGGGTTCACCAGCCCGATGAACTTGAACCAGTCGGGGAGCCCGGCCTCCGGGATCTCGTTGCCGTAGATCGCCAGCTGCAGTGCCAGTAACAGCACGTCCCACCCGAGGATGAACAGGGCGTACAGCCCGCCCGCGCCCGAGAGCGCCCGGAGCCGGGAGTCCATCGCCGCGGAGAACCCCGTCGCGAGCGCGACGTACACCGCGCCGTAGCCGACCGTGAGGACGGTGTACAGCGCGAACACCCGCACGTCGAACGACTCGTACGTCGCCAGCGCGATGACGCCCGCGACCGCGTAGGCGACGCCGATCGCGACGGCGATCACGCCGGTCCGGCCGATGAACTTCCCGAGCACGGCGTGGTGTCTGGCGTTCGGCAGACCGAGGAGGAGCCGGAGGCTGCCGTCCTCTCGCTCGCCAGCGAGTGTGTCGTACGCGATCAGCAGCCCGATCAGCGGGATCATGAACACCGTCGGCTGGCGCATGCTGTTCAACAGCGCCAGCGTGCTCTTGGTCGCCGTGCTCGCCCCGTACAGGTCAGGGACCCACTGGATCGCGGCGAGGAACGCCGCGAAGAGAACGAACAGCAGCGTGGTCGACGCCAGCGTGAACGACCGGATCGAGTCCGTGAAGTCCTTGCGGACGACCGCCTGGAGGGGCATGCGCACACGATCCGCGCCCAGGAATATTGAACTACTGATACGAAGGCCGTCCGAGCGGTCGCGGCGCGGCGACGACCGATCTACTCGCGGCTCCGGCGCCGAACCGCGACGAGGCCCGCGAGCGCGACGGCCGCGACGAACGCGGTCAGCGCCGCCGGGACGCCGAACCCGGGCGTCTGGACGAACGACTCGTCCGGGACGGTCGTCCACTCGCGGTCGGTCGAGTCCGCGTCGCCGCCGGCGTCGTTTGCGCCCGAGCCGTCGGCGTCGCCGGGCGTCGCCGCGTCGCCCAGCTCGCCGCCGTCGCCCCACAGCTCGTCGTCGGGGACCAGCCGGTCGCGCTCGACGCCGGTGAGGTACGCGTAACACGACTCGATCTCGGCGGTGTCGAAGACCGTCCCGCCGGTCAGCTCCCGGTCGCCCTCGGCGCCGACCTGGCGCATCGTCGGCCCCTCCGATCCGGGGTCGGTGCCGACGCGCTCGGCGTCGTACGGCTGCCACGGGGTGTACACCTCCCAGACGACCTCGCCGCGCGGGGTGACCTCCAGCACCCGGTGCCCGCGGCGGTCGGTGACGAGCGTGTTGCCGTTCGGCAGGCGGTCGGCGTCACGGGGCTCGTGGAGGCCGCCGCCCGAGAGCGACCACGTGCGCTCCCACTCGCCGTCGTCGGTCCTGCTGTACTCCACGACGCGGTCGTTCTCGGAGTCGGCGACGATGACGGTCGTGCGGCCGTCCTCGCCCTCGATGAAGTCTGGGTTGTGCTGCTCGTTGAGGATGTCGTAGTCGTCGTCCTCGCCGAGCGTCCACTTCACCTCCTTCGTATCGCGATCGATGGCGATCACCTGGTCGAAGTTGCGGACGGAGACGAGCAGCGTGTCGTTGCCGATGGGGTCCACGTCGTTGACGTGGGTCCAGTCCTCGCCGTAGGGACCGCCGCCCTCGCGCGGGAAGCGGTCGGTGTGTTCGTCGAAGCGCCAATGCCAGACGATCTCGCCGGAGTCGTCGAAGATCACCACGCGGTTGCGCTCGTCGCCCTTGTCGACGGTGACGAACTCCCCGTCGCCGAGGTAGTCCACGTCGTGGGCGTCCTCGACGTTCTCCAAGTCGGTCGTCGAGGTGGTCTCGCCGGTCGCGGGGTCGATCCGCTCGATCACCGTGTGGCGGTCCTGCGTCGTCGCCATCAGCAGCTCGCCGTTCGGGAGCGGGTCCACGTCGTAGGACCACCAGCGGCCGTCGGCGGTGTCGTTGTGGACGCCGACGACCGAGCCGTTCGGCGCGAAGCCGACCAGCAGCGCGGCGGTCTTGTCGCCGGCGCGCGCGCCCTGGATCGACACGAGCGTCGTCGTGTCCGGACGGCGGTCCTCGTCGATGGTGCCCACACAGGGGTTGAGGCCGTCGGACCCCGACTGGGCGAACCCGGTGCCCGACGCGCCGGCGGCGCCGTGCGCGCCCGGTTCGCCCGCAGTTCCCGCGCCCATGGCCGCCGCCCCGACCGCGGGAGCGACGCTCGCGACCACGAGCGCGAGCGCCGCCAGAAGCGCGAGCCCGCCGGTTCTGCGCCGGCTCATTCGCTCGCCTCCAGCTTCACGAGCACGTCGTGGTTCTCCTTGGGGAACGCCTCGGTGGAGCGCCCGTCCCGGTTCGACGTGATCGCATACAGCTCGCCGTCGACGCCCTGCTCGACGTGACGGATCCGGCCGAGCACGTCGGTCAACATCGGGTGGGCGGTGGCGGTGTAGGCGTCGTCGAGCCAGTCGGCGTCGAACCGGCGCCCGTCGTCGCCCGGCGGCGGCAGCTCGGCCTCCGGGGGTGACAGCGTGACGACGATCAGCTGCTGGCTGCCCAACCCGCCGATTATCAGGCGGTTGCGCCACGAGGGGACGGTCTCGCCCGTGTAGAACAGCGCCCCCGTGGGCGCCCAGGTGCTCCCGCCGGTGTTCGCCAGCGGGCGCCGCACGTCGCTGTCCTCCGGCAGCCCGCGGTACTCCTCAGCCGTCCGGGTGTCGGGCCAGCCGTAGAAGCCGCCCGGGACCAGTCGGTTGATCTCGTCGCGGCCGGAGGGGCCGTGCTCGGTCGCGACGGGCGTGCCGTCGGGGAGCCAGACCAGGCCCTGGGGGTTGCGGTGACCGTAGGTGAACACCCGCGGGTCGCCGCCGTCGATGTCGGGGTTGTCCGGCGCGGGCTCGCCGTTGACCGTGACGCGCAGCACCGACCCCGGGAGTTCGCCGGGGTCGGCCGCCATCGCCTCCTCGCCGGCGTCGCCGGTGGTGATCCACAGGTAGCCGCGGGGACCGAACGCGATCCGGCCGCCGTTGTGGAAGTTGTTCGCGGCCATGTCGCCGACGACGACCTCCTCGGTCGCGGCGGGGTCGTCGGCCGAGAGGTCGAACCGCGAGACGCGGTTGATCCGCTCGTCGCCGCCGACGCTGGCGGTGTAGTAGACGTACAGCACCTCGACGTCTGGGTAGTCCGGGTGGACCGCGACGCCGAGAGTGCCGCCCTCGCCGCCCTCGACCCACCACTGCTGTTCCTGCGGCTCTGAGGCGATCGATCCGGCGTCGATCGCGTCCTCGGGGGCGAACACCGTGTCGAGGTCGCCGCCGGCGACGCGGCTGACGCGGCCGACGCGCTCGGTGACGAACAGGTCGCCGTTGTCCGCGACTGAGACGTCCCAGGGGACCTCCAGGTTCTCCACGAGGACGGTGCGCTCGACGTCGCTCGTCGGCGCGTCGGTCGGGGCGCTCCACTCCGCGGGCGTGAACGAGGTGTCGGGCTCGGGGACGGGCGTCGGCTCCGGCGTCGGCGTTCCGTTCGACCCGTCGGCGGGGTCGTCGCCGGCGGGCTCGTCGGAGGGTGCCGAGCCGCTACAGCCGGCCAACAGCGCCGCGCCGGCGGCCGCGAGGGTCCGACGACGGGACCAGGTGGTCGTCATGTGCGTGGGAAGCGAACACGTCCGCAAGTGTCTTCGGGTATTTCCCGTGTCCGCGAGGCCGACCTCGGCGTCGGCGGCTCACAGGTCGTACGTCTCGCCGTCGACCGCCAGCGGCTCTGCGAACGCCTCCTCGGGCGGGTAGTAGTGCGCGAGGTGGACCAGCCGCGTCTCGGGGGCGTCGAGGTCGGCGGCGAACGCCAGCGCGCCCTCCCGGGTCATGTGCTTGGTTCCGAAGGTGTAGGGCGTCCCGTCGGGGCCCTCGTCCTTCCCGCCCATCGGGTGGTACTCACAGAAGCGCGCCGGAACGATGCCGTCGGCCAGCAGGAGGTCCGGGTCCGCGAGCGCCGCCCGCGACTCGTCGGACACGTCGTAGCTCGTGTCGCCCGACAGCGACAGCTTCGCGCCCGTCTCGGGGTCCTCGACGCACAGCCCGTAGCACACCAGCGGCGGGTGATCGACCGGGACGAGCGTCACGTCGAGCCCGCAGATCCGGGTCGGCTCCAGCGGCGCGGTATCGTGGACGGTGACGCGGTCGAGGTAGTCGTACTTCGAGCGGATCGTGTCGGCGACCGACTCACCGGTGACGGGGTCCGTCTCGTCGGCGGCGTACACCGGGAGGTCGTCGAACAGGCGGTAGGCGTTGCCGAGGCCGTCGAGGTGGTCGAAGTGAATGTGCGAGACGATCCCGGCGTCCGGGAGCGGAACGTCGTGAGTGAGGAACTGTTTACGGAAGTCCGGCGAGAAGTCGATCAGGAGGCTCTCGCCGGTGCGGTCGTTCTCGACGTGGACGGAGAAGCGCGAGCGTTCGATCCCGCGCTCGCGGGCCGCCTCGCAGGTGTCGCAGTCGCAGCCGACGGTGGGGGTGCCGGTGGTGTCGCCCGTGCCCAGGAGCGTGACGCGCATCTACCCGATGGTGTGGGAGGGGCGACTAAGCGGTGTCGGGAGCGAGGTCGAGCGCAGCGAGGCCACGCAACGCGAACGGGGAGCGTAGCCACCCGTGAAGGATCGTTCGACAGATCGCCGTCAGTGGTCGTGGTCGTGGTCGTGATCGTGTCCGCCGCCGTCGCCGACGACCTCCGCGCCCTCGCCGTCGATCATGTCCATGTTCTTGAGGTTGTCGCGCTCCTCGAAGTCCTGGACGGCGTCCATGATGTCCTCCTGGGTGATCTCCATGCGGTCGTCGGTGAGCGCCTCCAGCACGGCCTCGCGGAGGACGAGCCGGAGGTCGCTGCCGGTGAGCCCCTCGGTGCGGTCGGCGACCGCCTCGGGGTCGAACTCGGCGATCTCCATCTGCCGGGTGATGACGCGGAGGATGTCCGCGCGCATCTGGCGGTCCGGCTTGGGGAAGTTGACGATCTCGTCGAAGCGCCGCCACGCCGCGGCGTCGAGCTGGTCGGGGTGGTTCGTCGCCGAGATGAGCAGCACCTCGTCGCGCACGAGCGAGATGTCGTCGATCGACTTCAGCAGGGTGTTGACCGCGCGCTTGAGCGCGGCGTGCTCGTCGGACTTGCGCGTCTTGGCGACGGAGTCGAACTCGTCGATGAACAGGATACAGGGGGCCAGCCGCTTGGCGACCTCGAACGTCTTCTCGACGTTCTTGGCGGTCTCGCCGAGGTACTGGCTCGTCACCATCGAGAGCTTCACCTCGACGAACGGGAGGCCGAGTTCGTGTGCGAGCGCGCGGGCGGCGGTCGTCTTCCCCGTGCCGGGCGGGCCGACGAACAGGAGCTTGCCGATCTCCCGGAGGCCGATGGTGGCGAGGTACTCGCGGTGCTCGATCGCCTTCATCAGCTTGCGTATCTCGCCCTCCTGATCCTCGGTGAGCACCAGGTCGTGCAGCGTCATCTCGATCTCCTCGGGCGCCTTCACCGTGACGAGATCGAGCATCTCGGCGTCCTCCTCCTCGTCGAAGTACTCGCCCAGCAGGGCGTCGATCCACACGCGGTCGGCGCGCACGGGGCGGTTCTCCCCGCGCGCCTCCTCGTGAGAGACAGTGAAGTCGGCGTCGTGTTCGACCTCGGGGTCCTCGGCGATCGCCGCGAGCACGGGGTTCTCGCGGAGGTTCTCGTCGTCGATGCGCTCCAGCAGCCAGTCGACGGCCATCTCCGGCTGCGACAGCGACACCTCCCCGGAGAACTCCTTGCGCTGGGAGAACAGCAGATCCGAGATCGCATCCCATGGGCGCTCGACGCCCGTGGCGGTTTTCGCGGTCGATTCTGTCACGTGAAGCGGGCGCTCCACGCCGCCCGGTCCGTCCTCCTCTTCCGGCGATTCGCTCCAGAAGACCTGGCGGTACCGCGGCGGTAGGTCGTCGGCGTCGAGGTCGCGGTCCTCGTTGTACCGGTGGACGGTTACGAGAAGCTCGACCACGTCCTCTGCCGGGTCACTCATCCCCCAGGGATTGCCGCCGGAGGCTGTTAAGCGCGTCGAAGCGGCGGAAACGACGCGTGCGAAACGCACGCACACGCCGGGATAAACCCGCGGCCACGTACGGCCGGTTCTCCCGGATTTATCAGGCAGGACCGCCGAGTGCGATCCATGGCAACGCCCGTCATCGCGGCCGCGTACCGGACCCCGTTCGGCAGGCAGGACGGCGTCTTCGCGGACACACGCAGCGAGGATCTCTCGGTCACGCTCATCGATCACATCCTGGAGGAACACGATCTGGACGCCGACGACGTGGACGACCTCATGTGGGGGGTCGCCCAGCAGCGCGGCGAGCAGGACAACAACGTCGCTCGGGTCATCGCCCTCCTGTCGGAACTGGGGGAGGGGACGCCCGCGACGAGCATCAACCGCTGGTGTGCCTCCTCGATGCAGGCGATCATCTCGGCGTCGGACGCCGTCGCCGCCGGCAACCGCGAGTGCATCGTCGCCGGCGGCGTCGAGAGCATGAGCCGCGTCCCGATGGACGGCGACTCCTACCAGCACCTCCACCCCGAGCTCTCCGAGCAGTACAACGTCTTCCAACTGCAGATGGGGATGACCGCCGAGAAGGTCGCCGACGAGTACGGCGTGAGCCGCGAGGCCCAAGACGAGTTCGCCGCACGCTCGCACCACCGCGCAGCCGAGGCGACCGAGACCGGCCGCTTCGACGACGAGATCGTCCCGGTCGAAACCGACGACGGCGTCGTCAC
Protein-coding sequences here:
- a CDS encoding DUF6517 family protein, with the protein product MDRRRFLAGAAAAGVAGLAGCGTASGTVRAPSLPADRLEEGGWERTRADTEEVLSRTVAGVDVTATAVTRVYDDAALRAEVSEKTLGALDAPLSNVFASRIAFSPNLAEIPLESAREELADRAGEVARGQFESQLSSAGLADISASDAGTLTVETGEDASLTEYDAAFAFDSLSFDVRGETVTVEGGSVAVEGLLASWVHDGGLLIAGGAYPAENVTRAVDQELSEAITVSVDVDLGLTPDAYREEVRGIVTRVE
- a CDS encoding DUF5787 family protein, with translation MEFGFELALCAHLERATDWVIARQLGGAVAAPGSRVVDVVGLVPGPSFEERARITDRTVPPKAVESAAGVAEAVPVAEAVDAHPDRARGIADAAVDCGFFTEERRGGRRYVRKATRYPDDWVDELVAIENKPDLGRPGDLRRQLRVDISLALFDRVVLATESHVTGAHLNRIPEAVGVWRFRPETGERRVIREATPLDADGPGVELLAEHPGRADVALVSAVEKAEKRRRIAERAYGKGWRTYEFPACGNCEATADGRPRCAHFDRVVDPASDCGESCPGWEPDEPAADGDDAAALRDARTPWTRDPPGVARRQAGLDRFG
- a CDS encoding ABC transporter permease subunit — encoded protein: MPLQAVVRKDFTDSIRSFTLASTTLLFVLFAAFLAAIQWVPDLYGASTATKSTLALLNSMRQPTVFMIPLIGLLIAYDTLAGEREDGSLRLLLGLPNARHHAVLGKFIGRTGVIAVAIGVAYAVAGVIALATYESFDVRVFALYTVLTVGYGAVYVALATGFSAAMDSRLRALSGAGGLYALFILGWDVLLLALQLAIYGNEIPEAGLPDWFKFIGLVNPSTAFMHAVRTVIPEYEALTFYPEGSAWYLGDWMGFVVLAAWAVVPLAIGLWRFERADIH
- a CDS encoding aryl-sulfate sulfotransferase, yielding MSRRRTGGLALLAALALVVASVAPAVGAAAMGAGTAGEPGAHGAAGASGTGFAQSGSDGLNPCVGTIDEDRRPDTTTLVSIQGARAGDKTAALLVGFAPNGSVVGVHNDTADGRWWSYDVDPLPNGELLMATTQDRHTVIERIDPATGETTSTTDLENVEDAHDVDYLGDGEFVTVDKGDERNRVVIFDDSGEIVWHWRFDEHTDRFPREGGGPYGEDWTHVNDVDPIGNDTLLVSVRNFDQVIAIDRDTKEVKWTLGEDDDYDILNEQHNPDFIEGEDGRTTVIVADSENDRVVEYSRTDDGEWERTWSLSGGGLHEPRDADRLPNGNTLVTDRRGHRVLEVTPRGEVVWEVYTPWQPYDAERVGTDPGSEGPTMRQVGAEGDRELTGGTVFDTAEIESCYAYLTGVERDRLVPDDELWGDGGELGDAATPGDADGSGANDAGGDADSTDREWTTVPDESFVQTPGFGVPAALTAFVAAVALAGLVAVRRRSRE
- a CDS encoding PQQ-dependent sugar dehydrogenase — encoded protein: MTTTWSRRRTLAAAGAALLAGCSGSAPSDEPAGDDPADGSNGTPTPEPTPVPEPDTSFTPAEWSAPTDAPTSDVERTVLVENLEVPWDVSVADNGDLFVTERVGRVSRVAGGDLDTVFAPEDAIDAGSIASEPQEQQWWVEGGEGGTLGVAVHPDYPDVEVLYVYYTASVGGDERINRVSRFDLSADDPAATEEVVVGDMAANNFHNGGRIAFGPRGYLWITTGDAGEEAMAADPGELPGSVLRVTVNGEPAPDNPDIDGGDPRVFTYGHRNPQGLVWLPDGTPVATEHGPSGRDEINRLVPGGFYGWPDTRTAEEYRGLPEDSDVRRPLANTGGSTWAPTGALFYTGETVPSWRNRLIIGGLGSQQLIVVTLSPPEAELPPPGDDGRRFDADWLDDAYTATAHPMLTDVLGRIRHVEQGVDGELYAITSNRDGRSTEAFPKENHDVLVKLEASE
- a CDS encoding MBL fold metallo-hydrolase, whose product is MRVTLLGTGDTTGTPTVGCDCDTCEAARERGIERSRFSVHVENDRTGESLLIDFSPDFRKQFLTHDVPLPDAGIVSHIHFDHLDGLGNAYRLFDDLPVYAADETDPVTGESVADTIRSKYDYLDRVTVHDTAPLEPTRICGLDVTLVPVDHPPLVCYGLCVEDPETGAKLSLSGDTSYDVSDESRAALADPDLLLADGIVPARFCEYHPMGGKDEGPDGTPYTFGTKHMTREGALAFAADLDAPETRLVHLAHYYPPEEAFAEPLAVDGETYDL
- a CDS encoding ATP-binding protein; its protein translation is MSDPAEDVVELLVTVHRYNEDRDLDADDLPPRYRQVFWSESPEEEDGPGGVERPLHVTESTAKTATGVERPWDAISDLLFSQRKEFSGEVSLSQPEMAVDWLLERIDDENLRENPVLAAIAEDPEVEHDADFTVSHEEARGENRPVRADRVWIDALLGEYFDEEEDAEMLDLVTVKAPEEIEMTLHDLVLTEDQEGEIRKLMKAIEHREYLATIGLREIGKLLFVGPPGTGKTTAARALAHELGLPFVEVKLSMVTSQYLGETAKNVEKTFEVAKRLAPCILFIDEFDSVAKTRKSDEHAALKRAVNTLLKSIDDISLVRDEVLLISATNHPDQLDAAAWRRFDEIVNFPKPDRQMRADILRVITRQMEIAEFDPEAVADRTEGLTGSDLRLVLREAVLEALTDDRMEITQEDIMDAVQDFEERDNLKNMDMIDGEGAEVVGDGGGHDHDHDHDH
- a CDS encoding thiolase family protein, producing MATPVIAAAYRTPFGRQDGVFADTRSEDLSVTLIDHILEEHDLDADDVDDLMWGVAQQRGEQDNNVARVIALLSELGEGTPATSINRWCASSMQAIISASDAVAAGNRECIVAGGVESMSRVPMDGDSYQHLHPELSEQYNVFQLQMGMTAEKVADEYGVSREAQDEFAARSHHRAAEATETGRFDDEIVPVETDDGVVTEDEGIRHDTDVETLAGLSPAFTGDGTVTAGNSSQITDGAAATLVCSKEFADEHGLDVLAEVGTNNVAGVDPTVMGIGPVPATRGLLERAGSDIDDYGLVEVNEAFASQCEYSRRELGVDEDKFNVNGGAIALGHPLGASGARLPVTLIHEMIKRDVDRGLASLCVGFGQGAAIEFSR